A stretch of the Osmerus mordax isolate fOsmMor3 chromosome 12, fOsmMor3.pri, whole genome shotgun sequence genome encodes the following:
- the slitrk2 gene encoding SLIT and NTRK-like protein 2, with product MLNSVLLLSVLTVTSFSSKTESRKTSKDICKNRCACEEKENVLNINCENKGFTTVSQFQPPQNKICQLFLNGNFLSRLNANEFVNYGNVTSLHLGNNGLQEIKTGAFNGLRFLKRLHLNNNNLEIIKEETFAGLESLEYLQADYNYISAIEAGAFSKLNKLKVLILNDNLLLSLPNNVFRFVLLTHLDLRGNRLKTLPFAGVLEHIGGIMEIQLEENPWNCTCDLIPLKAWLDTISVYVGDIVCETPFRLHGKDITQLIKQDLCPRRNAGDSSHRAMQPPSDSQYQGLSPTLHPGITPTRAPKSSRPPKMRHHPTPRVTSNKNKHVFGPIMVYQTRSPVPMTCPSICVCTSQNPDSGLNINCQERKLHNITELNPKPSYPKKLHLTGNYLQTIYRTDLAEYSSLELLHLGNNRIAIIQDGAFENLANLRRLYLNGNYIESLSQSLFVGLQSLQYLYLEYNVIKDILPQTFNSLHNLQLLFLNNNLLRSLPDNVFGGTMLTRLNLRNNHFSHLPVRGVLDQLSAFIQIDLQENPWDCTCNIVALKNWMELSSTSVVVNEITCDSPSKHAGRLLRSLRNDAICPEPNEVTVTKAPTVSPSTDSTPSSSVTPADEEVPELHPEVPLSVLILGLLVVFILSVCFGAGLFVFVLKRRKGVESVPTSANNLDLNSFQVQYGSYNSEPTTDKAETHVYNYIPPPVGQMCQNPIYMQKDSEQVTYYRNLKELSFSTMNPKKQELSRSPGAFTISTVDFTDKQSCGNREPELLYQNIAERAKDLPSAGALNYTFCTLPKRPFVPPYESVRRHNQDRLNKTVLYGTPRKYYAEQSKNEHPLLPGKLKTEPDYLEVLEKQTAMSQL from the coding sequence ATGCTGAACAGCGTTTTGTTGCTCAGCGTTTTAACGGTGACCAGTTTCTCATCGAAGACGGAGAGCCGCAAAACTTCGAAAGATATCTGCAAGAATCGTTGCGCTTGCGAGGAAAAGGAGAATGTATTGAACATTAATTGTGAAAATAAAGGATTTACAACGGTCAGTCAATTTCAACCTCCTCAAAACAAAATTTGTCAACTCTTTCTCAACGGCAACTTCCTTTCCAGACTGAATGCCAACGAATTTGTAAATTATGGAAATGTCACGTCTCTTCATCTGGGCAATAACGGGTTACAGGAGATTAAAACAGGAGCTTTTAATGGACTGCGTTTTTTAAAACGACTTCATCTCAACAACAATAATTTGGAGATTATCAAGGAAGAAACGTTTGCCGGTTTGGAGAGTTTAGAGTATTTACAGGCAGATTATAATTACATCAGCGCAATAGAGGCAGGTGCGTTCAGCAAACTGAATAAACTCAAAGTCCTGATTCTAAACGACaaccttctgctctctctccctaacaaTGTGTTCCGCTTCGTGCTGTTGACGCATTTGGATTTACGGGGTAATAGGCTAAAGACTCTGCCTTTTGCTGGTGTGCTAGAGCACATAGGTGGTATTATGGAGATTCAGCTGGAGGAGAACCCGTGGAATTGCACTTGTGATCTGATCCCTTTGAAAGCGTGGCTGGACACGATCTCAGTCTATGTAGGAGACATTGTATGTGAAACCCCCTTCAGGCTTCATGGAAAAGACATTACGCAACTAATCAAGCAGGATCTGTGCCCCCGGAGAAACGCTGGAGATTCCAGTCACCGCGCAATGCAGCCACCCTCCGACTCTCAATATCAGGgcctctcccctaccctccaccCAGGCATCACCCCTACCCGGGCCCCCAAGTCCTCCCGCCCCCCTAAGATGAGACACCACCCAACCCCCCGCGTAACATccaataaaaacaaacatgtttttggGCCCATAATGGTTTACCAGACGAGATCGCCTGTCCCCATGACCTGCCCCAGTATATGTGTCTGCACCTCACAGAACCCAGATAGTGGATTAAACATCAACTGCCAGGAGCGAAAATTACACAACATTACTGAACTGAATCCCAAGCCCTCGTATCCAAAGAAGCTACACCTAACAGGTAATTACTTACAGACCATATACAGGACTGATCTGGCAGAATACAGCTCGCTGGAGCTGCTCCATTTAGGGAATAACAGAATCGCAATTATCCAAGACGGGGCTTTTGAAAATCTGGCTAATCTGAGGAGACTTTACCTCAATGGCAATTATATAGAGAGTCTCTCTCAATCCCTATTTGTGGGGCTGCAGAGCCTGCAGTACTTATACCTGGAATACAACGTCATTAAGGACATACTACCACAGACTTTTAACTCGCTCCACAACCTGCAGCTGCTGTTCCTGAATAACAATCTGTTAAGGTCCCTCCCCGATAATGTGTTTGGTGGTACGATGCTGACCAGGCTCAACCTGAGGAACAACCACTTCTCCCACCTGCCCGTGCGCGGAGTGCTGGACCAGCTCTCTGCCTTCATCCAGATCGACCTGCAGGAGAACCCCTGGGACTGCACATGCAACATCGTGGCCCTGAAGAACTGGATGGAGCTGTCCAGCACGAGCGTGGTGGTCAACGAGATCACGTGCGACTCGCCCTCCAAACACGCCGGGAGGCTGCTCAGGTCCCTGCGCAACGACGCCATCTGCCCCGAGCCTAACGAGGTCACGGTGACCAAGGCCCCGACCGTCAGCCCCAGCACCgactccacaccctcctcctcggTCACCCCGGCAGACGAGGAGGTCCCCGAGTTGCACCCTGAGGTGCCTTTATCGGTGCTCATCCTGGGGCTGCTCGTGGTCTTCATCCTGTCCGTGTGCTTCGGGGCCGGCCTGTTCGTGTTCGTACTCAAGCGTCGCAAGGGGGTGGAGAGCGTCCCGACCAGCGCCAACAACCTCGATCTAAACTCCTTCCAAGTGCAATACGGCTCCTACAACAGTGAGCCCACCACGGACAAAGCCGAGACCCATGTGTACAACTACATCCCTCCTCCCGTTGGACAGATGTGCCAGAATCCCATTTACATGCAGAAGGACAGCGAGCAGGTGACCTACTACAGGAACCTGAAGGAGCTGAGCTTCAGCACCATGAACCCCAAGAAGCAGGAGCTGTCTCGCAGCCCCGGGGCGTTCACCATAAGCACAGTGGACTTTACGGACAAACAATCGTGTGGCAATCGAGAGCCCGAGCTGCTTTATCAGAACATTGCAGAGAGAGCCAAGGACCTGCCGTCAGCAGGAGCTCTGAACTACACTTTTTGCACTTTACCTAAAAGACCATTCGTTCCCCCTTACGAGTCGGTGAGACGACACAACCAGGACAGGTTAAATAAAACCGTTCTCTATGGGACTCCGAGAAAATATTACGCTGAACAATCAAAAAACGAGCACCCTCTGCTTCCCGGAAAACTAAAAACAGAACCAGACTACCTCGAAGTTCTGGAGAAACAAACTGCAATGAGTCAGTTGTAA